One Triticum dicoccoides isolate Atlit2015 ecotype Zavitan chromosome 5B, WEW_v2.0, whole genome shotgun sequence genomic window carries:
- the LOC119307887 gene encoding rRNA-processing protein FYV7-like isoform X1, with translation MKRPPPRDEAAAAGSSGGGFNKGKGRWGGKKRNGQRLGGSGGALSLAAFANAKSRNTGYNPALIKKQKEFYRNAKLISKYKKSKKHQNQSNYPPLPTPEEGGADASDVPKPHDKRKKRTSQSLNVEYEKKRVEDEKAKKERDAMIQAKKEEREKSEAKRKELREKMFKRTRSGQPVMKYRIEHLLETALESSNKSQG, from the exons ATGAAACGGCCGCCACCACGCGAtgaagcggcggcggcgggcagcagCGGAGGAGGGTTCAACAAGGGAAAGGGGAGGTGGGGCGGGAAGAAGCGGAACGGGCAGCGGCTGGGAGGCAGCGGCGGGGCGCTCTCCCTCGCGGCCTTCGCCAACGCCAAGTCCAGGAACACCGGCTACAACCCGGCACTCATCA AGAAGCAGAAGGAGTTCTACAGGAATGCTAAATTGATTAGCAAGTACAAGAAGTCGAAGAAGCACCAAAATCAGTCAAACTATCCTCCACTTCCAACCCCTGAG GAAGGAGGTGCTGATGCATCGGATGTGCCAAAACCACATGATAAGAGGAAGAAGCGCACTTCACAAAGCTTGAATGTGGAGTACGAGAAGAAACGTGTAGAGgatgagaaggcaaagaaggagcggGATGCGATGATACAGGCCAAGAAGGAGGAGCGAGAGAAGTCTGAAGCGAAGAGAAAGGAGCTTAGGGAGAAGATGTTCAAGAGGACACGATCCGGGCAGCCTGTGATGAAATACAGGATCGAGCATCTCTTGGAGACTGCACTAGAAAGCTCAAACAA GAGCCAAGGCTAG
- the LOC119307887 gene encoding rRNA-processing protein FYV7-like isoform X2, translating into MKRPPPRDEAAAAGSSGGGFNKGKGRWGGKKRNGQRLGGSGGALSLAAFANAKSRNTGYNPALIKKQKEFYRNAKLISKYKKSKKHQNQSNYPPLPTPEEGGADASDVPKPHDKRKKRTSQSLNVEYEKKRVEDEKAKKERDAMIQAKKEEREKSEAKRKELREKMFKRTRSGQPVMKYRIEHLLETALESSNK; encoded by the exons ATGAAACGGCCGCCACCACGCGAtgaagcggcggcggcgggcagcagCGGAGGAGGGTTCAACAAGGGAAAGGGGAGGTGGGGCGGGAAGAAGCGGAACGGGCAGCGGCTGGGAGGCAGCGGCGGGGCGCTCTCCCTCGCGGCCTTCGCCAACGCCAAGTCCAGGAACACCGGCTACAACCCGGCACTCATCA AGAAGCAGAAGGAGTTCTACAGGAATGCTAAATTGATTAGCAAGTACAAGAAGTCGAAGAAGCACCAAAATCAGTCAAACTATCCTCCACTTCCAACCCCTGAG GAAGGAGGTGCTGATGCATCGGATGTGCCAAAACCACATGATAAGAGGAAGAAGCGCACTTCACAAAGCTTGAATGTGGAGTACGAGAAGAAACGTGTAGAGgatgagaaggcaaagaaggagcggGATGCGATGATACAGGCCAAGAAGGAGGAGCGAGAGAAGTCTGAAGCGAAGAGAAAGGAGCTTAGGGAGAAGATGTTCAAGAGGACACGATCCGGGCAGCCTGTGATGAAATACAGGATCGAGCATCTCTTGGAGACTGCACTAGAAAGCTCAAACAAGTGA
- the LOC119307888 gene encoding putative glutaredoxin-C14 → MDRVMKLASERAVVIFTLSSCCMCHTVARLFCDLGVNALVHELDQDPRGKEMERALLKMLGKGPSVPVVFIGGKLVGGTNRVMSMHLSDELVPMLRNAGALWL, encoded by the coding sequence ATGGATCGCGTGATGAAGCTGGCGTCGGAGAGAGCGGTGGTGATCTTCACCCTGAGCTCCTGCTGCATGTGCCACACCGTGGCGCGGCTCTTCTGCGACCTGGGTGTCAATGCACTGGTGCACGAGCTCGACCAAGACCCTAGGGGAAAGGAGATGGAGAGAGCTCTCCTCAAGATGCTCGGGAAAGGCCCGTCTGTTCCAGTGGTGTTCATCGGCGGGAAGCTTGTCGGCGGGACAAACAGGGTCATGTCCATGCATCTCAGCGACGAGCTTGTCCCAATGCTGAGGAATGCAGGTGCCCTCTGGCTATAG